ATCTTGGTATTGTACACACCCAATGCTGCCTGCAACAGATTTTCCACAACGCCTGCAACAGATGTGGTTGCTAAAGTATCTAGATAACCTGAAAAGAAagttattgttcttttttagtTCCATACTGCTTTCTCAAAAATACATGCCACATTTTTGCAGGTCTGGTTGACTTGACAGTAAAAGGACCTTGGCTTACCTTTTCACCAAATAAGCATTTAATGACATTTCACCAGTAGTGATATGATAGACATGCGTACTTAGCCATGAGTCACTAGTCATAAATCTCTGTTACTGAAGAGCTCTCTAAGTGcattcttgttttgtttttttttttgccttcagtGACAAATGGTCTTGGATTGATTtgcttaattaattaattttactaGCAAAACATGCATTCACGGGTGTATTTAGTAATGTATAGAGGCTTCTattaatttcctgtttgtctgtgtgtttccttaCAGATAATGCTGGGGTGGCATTAGTGAATTTTTACGCAGACTGGTAAGTCTCATCCCCCACAGTAATTGGACCTCTGTATAATAAGTCAATATTTAAATTGAATTTTGCTAATGATGCAGATGTTTCCTATGAATGCCACATGATGCAATAAGTTTAATTAGATTGCCATCAACCACAGTAGAGATTTTGTTGATTTACTTTTAAAGGATTTTTACATTGTGTACTGATTTAATCTCATATATTTCTGAGCTGGTCTAATTAATAGATGGATAATGGAACTATTCTAGACAAAAATCGTTTGATAACATAGTTAAATACTGCAAAATTTAGTCCcgtggattaaaaaaaaatctatttaatttACTTCTAAGTTATGGAAATCCTTTTGACCTCACACCACTCCCCCCAATTTATAGGTGCAGGTTCAGTCAGATGCTCCATCCAATTTTTGAGGAGGCATCTAACATAGTGAGGGAAGAGTTCCCTAATACCAAGCAGGTGGTGTTTGCCCGTGTTGACTGTGACCAACATTGTGAGTATTAATTACCTTTTTATTTAGTGCtttaatgtttttactttttagtATTCTTTGGTGTCCTTCAGCATTGCcaagaaaaataacaaacaacaacatccaGATACAACTAACTGACAACTAaacttaaaacatgaaaaaatattctatatttatatttatgtataatatttatatatattatatatatatattataataaattTCTCAGattttgaacattgttggaaaaaTTTTGGATAATGTAAGTACACACCGAGACACCACATGTCtcattgtttttacacattttaatacagaaatattatatattgtGCCTTTTAAATGACAAATCATCCAAATTTAccatttgtatttgtattaataTTTGGGGTGGTTGTTGTTTATGGTGATCTAATGCGCTAAACTGATATAACACCCTAATTCTATATACAGAaagcaaaaatgacacacacatacacacacacacacactcacactcacacttacTATTTTTTGATGCGCATATGTACACATAGATGCCCAGCACACCaaagcacagacacataaaCCGCCAGCCTCAGCCTTTTGAGATAAAGCAAATTAAAGAGAATTATTGATGACCTGCAAACTGTTTGAAGACTAATGACAaaactgctgcttcctgtgaaGACGGGAGGCTTAGAGACACCCCGCAGGGAGATTGACACctgccacatgcacacacacacacattcagtgtgtgcagagagaaTATTTACTCTTGGCGGGGGGTGGCTTTCATGTGGGAGATCAGAGCTCAGAGCTGACTGAAGGCAGTGTTTTCAGACAGGTTTAACCGCCGTCTCTCTCACTGCTCCGCTCCTCATCCACCCATTCCCATGTGTTTTTactctgcttcttcctcttcatcaatTGATTTGCCCTTCTTTACTTAACTTCTCCTCCGCCTCTGTATAGCGGACATAGCCCAGCGGTACCGCATCACCAAGTATCCGACGTTGAAGTTGTTCCGCAAtgggatgatgatgaagagggagtacaggggtcagaggtcggTAACAGCCATTGCCGACTTCATCCGCCAGCAGCAGGTTGACCCCGTGAAAGAGATACATTCATTGGAGGAGGTTAATACTGTGGATGtgagtcacaaacacaaacacactatttCTATAACGTCTACAAATTCCCAGTCgttgcaaaataaaatgtcagaatttcTTTTCTCAACacttgcatttttgttttcttattcaaCAGAGAAGCAAGAGAAACATCATAGGTTACTTTGACCAGAAGGACTCCGATAACTACCACACGTATGAAAAAGTTGCCAACATCCTTCGAGATGATTGCATGTTCTTGGCTGCTTTTGGGTGAGACTCCATCCTTTGATCCACTTCCCCTAATTATTTAACTGAAGCCCATATGAAGTGTTGTGCAGATGTTCTCGGGCTTAATGTCAGTGTCACTCTTCGATTTCCATTGAACTCAAACTTTTCTGGACTGCTTTACTCTTCTAGCGCTGTATCTGAGTCTGAGCGCTTCAGTGGAGACAATGTAATCTACAAGCCTGTGGGGGAGAGCGTCCCTGACATGGTCTACCTCGGCTCACTCACCAACTTTGACCTGACCTACGCTTGGGCCCAGGACAAGTGTGTGCCTCTGGTCAGGGAGATCACCTTTGAAAATGGAGAggtttgttgtctgtttttcatgtagAGTGTGGTCAGCTTGATAACAATCTGTTGATTGTTTTGGGTGTCTGTGAGTGTCTAATATTAGATGCATGAATCTGGATATGCACAGAAGTTGCACACGTagatatttacacaaaaaacaGCCTGCAGGGTATTCATGGAGTCTGTGGGTAGTCCATCTGCTGAGCCTTGCAAAGGCCCTGACTCCATCTGTCTtgacactttgtgtttgtgtgtgtgtgttttccaggagcTGACTGAAGAAGGAATCCCTTTCCTCATCTTGTTCCACATTAAAGAAGACGCAGAGAGCTTAGAGAAGTTCCAACATGAAGTGGCTCGTCAGCTCATCAGCGAgaaaggtgagtgtgtgtgtttgtgacattttgtacctGTCAGGGATGTGAATTTTAGTTACTCCTGAGCCAAACAACCCTCTGTACACAACTGGTGCTCATGACATTAACGTCTCCTCTTCAGGGTCAATAAACTTCCTGCACGCAGACTGCGAGAAGTTCCGCCATCCTCTGCTCCACATCCAGAAAACTCCTGCTGACTGTCCCGTCATAGCTATAGACTCATTCAGACACATGTATGTCTTTCCCGACTTCAAAGACCTCTCGTAAGTGCCACCTTTCACTTTCTCTATGAAATGATTTAGTTTTGCATGAGGATGcattttgtatgtgtgcagcGTTTTAGTCCTTAAAATTAGGTGCACAGTCTTATCAGTGTCTGATAAACGATTAACTGCGCTATATTTTACTTCTTCTGCGATACCACCACGTGTGCATCACCAtttttaggagaaaaaaaatagaaatagaaatatgGGCATAATAATAAAGATTCCCTGCAAATGCAGCTGTAATTAACAAATTAATCATCCACATGTCAAATCAGTCTGATATAATCAGCAttcttttggacatttttgaGCATTGAAATTCTTCATAACAAGATCTACTTAGATGAAGTTAatttcatgacacacacacacacgccgtaATCCACTGTGCGCTCAACACCAGAGAAATGTCACACCACCTAAAATCTGTCCTTTATGAATGGGCCAGGACACTGGAGCTAATGTGACATGATTTGGCACGTGCAATAAGTGCTAAACTAATCCAgtctaatctaatttaatctTATTTATTCTGTCCCCCACCACTCTGCCTCCCCCAGTCCCCAATCAGAGTGTGATCAGATAGACAGAAGCCCTGAGGACTGACCAGCCCTCCACAACCTAATTACATCACATCACCACTGCATGTGGCACACAGCTTGTAATTACATTAGCGCAGTGTAtgttatatatgtgtgtgtgtgtgtgtgtgtgtgtgtgtgtgtgtgtgtgtgtgtgtgtgtgtgtgtgtgtgtgtgtgtgtttgcatgtttgtgtgtgtctacttgCTGCTCTGACACACGAGAGCTGTGACTGGGAACCAGCGCCGCCTGTGTGATATGACAACAGCTCATGACCTGTCATTAATAAGCACACTTCACAGGACAGCGTTGATATGGATTAATGCTGCTTCGTGACACTAATGTCCTCGCCGCTGCCACGAGCTGTTTTGTCTCATATCAACTCACCCCTCCTCCGTAGTTCAAGCAGGTCGCTTTATTCCAGAACTTTGTATGCAGGAATGCCTTTGTCCAACACACAGTTAATGGGCCTTGCGGTAGAACCACTCGTACACACAGACTGCCTCTTAAGTGTCCCAGTGAGTGATTTAAGAGAATTTCTATCATTCATCAATATCCTTGAACACAGAAGTTTCATTTAGTATGAACTAAATTCCCAAGTGGTCCTGACCTGTTGTAGAAGTCGtatgcagaagaaaaacaaataactgaaatgaaCATAATGCAAAAGTAGTTTCTGTTCATACCACGTCATTATTATGATGTTTACAGGAACGCTTGAATGCTTTTTCATGATTTTGCAATTATATTTTGGCATTACGACATGCACATGAAAATTCTCAGTCTGTGTTCATCTTATGCAGGTTGCTGTGCAGGGTAACATCCTCCATTAAAACACCTGGCAGCAGAACACCACCTACTGTATGATATGCTCACTATACTTTGCTTCAGAAAGACTTTTTTGGATCTAACTTATTGTCGGGCCAGTGTGGGTCTACTCGTGTCTCTTTTTAGACGCTACTGATAAATATGAGGAGTAAGTAcgcaattttaaaaaatgctcgTTATAAAGTCGACATAGGAGATGCTCCATTTTTGTTACAATGTTTGTTAATGATACAAAGCTTTATTGTTCAAAGTAGTTACTATAGACCTGCCTAGATTTTGTCTTTAGGGCCTGTTCCTTACTAGGTGAGAGGTACGCGTGTCTTAATGAGAACAAATCCTAAATCTAGATTGGGATGACTGGTGTAACATTTAGGTCAGACTTTAGGACCAGTTTAGGACCAGACATAATCCCTGTTTTTGCAGCCGGCCATCACAGAAGCATAAGAAAATACACCGCCTAACACTTCTAATGGGTCAAAAGTAATGATTGAGAGCAATTACTTTTGCACGAGTctatacctttttttttctttctttttttttgtggaaaatcCAACTTGTTCTGCATTGAAATCCTAATTGCTCCTTCCGAGCAGGCCAATGCCTTTTATGGTAGCTCCACCGccctcagtgtgtctctgtgcgtctgtgtctctgtctgtgtgtgtgtgtgtgtgtgtgtgtgtgtacgtgcctGCGGGTGGAAATTGTAAAGCCCTTTGTTAACTAAAGTAGAAAAGcacatataaatgcagtccatttattttgtcagaccATTTTCCCTTTATTTCTGTTGTAGTACATTGCTGCTCCGATGAAGTCCTTGCACAAACTGAGCTCTCAAAaatgagaaagacaaagaaaaaagatgggGAAATATTtctcagaataagcagaattATCTTCCAGCAGAACTGGAAAATTTCAATGACCGAGAGTAAAACCATCTAGTCTCAGAGACCCATAGTCATCTTTAAAGTGGTGCAGCCAGACGAGAATCTGGTAATTCAAGTTTCAAGCATGAAGTTACTCAGAACCACTAATAAAATCTCAGTAATAAGTTATAATATCTCGTTAAGATATTTTAGgacaaaaaaagcttgaaaacaaGTAAAATGCTCCAACATAAAACGGCCTGATAAGAAGGCATATCGTGCCAGACAAAAGATATTTCTTCTTAGATTTAGCTTTTTGCAGTATGACAGCTGCACTACTGATATTTTCTAGTAGTTTCAGGTCCCCTAATACGACCACTGGCCCTGCTAAATGCTTCAAACGGAGCTGACCTGGTAACCCTGTGAAGCCATTTGGGTGGTTGACTGTGTAAATGATTACATTTCATGAAACCACACCTACTCATGAATGGGTGGCACCCACCCAGTCCGAATGTCACACAGAAAGAAGTGAGCAATATTTAGGATAAGAATACAAAAATCTTCTTGTAtaatattctgtgtgtgttttccagtatCCCTGGCAAGTTGAGACAGTTTGTGCTGGACCTTCACTCTGGAAAGCTACACCGAGAGTTTCACCATGGTCCTGACCCCACGGACAGCACACCTGGACAGGTGAGACAGCACGCACCACAGAGTCACAGAAAGTTGGTCTCACCATGTGATGTGAAACTTGACTTTTTGAAT
Above is a window of Chelmon rostratus isolate fCheRos1 chromosome 8, fCheRos1.pri, whole genome shotgun sequence DNA encoding:
- the erp44 gene encoding endoplasmic reticulum resident protein 44 codes for the protein MKLLAISPSLDIRFVTVILLVMGLSTPGQAEITSLDSGNIDDVLNNAGVALVNFYADWCRFSQMLHPIFEEASNIVREEFPNTKQVVFARVDCDQHSDIAQRYRITKYPTLKLFRNGMMMKREYRGQRSVTAIADFIRQQQVDPVKEIHSLEEVNTVDRSKRNIIGYFDQKDSDNYHTYEKVANILRDDCMFLAAFGAVSESERFSGDNVIYKPVGESVPDMVYLGSLTNFDLTYAWAQDKCVPLVREITFENGEELTEEGIPFLILFHIKEDAESLEKFQHEVARQLISEKGSINFLHADCEKFRHPLLHIQKTPADCPVIAIDSFRHMYVFPDFKDLSIPGKLRQFVLDLHSGKLHREFHHGPDPTDSTPGQEETGGEVASSPPESSFQKLAPSETRYTILRRDRDEL